A genomic region of Leptospira mtsangambouensis contains the following coding sequences:
- a CDS encoding TolC family protein gives MQLSQWENGNTIPESLQSGNGPKKLRLTISQAIEQVIENNTIVQNAKLEIVKADSPEWKNESKYTWKALASIQSSKQLFPSNRNNIFAGTIRSQDKISAGIEKQFKTGTYFKTEISTIRYDVNAFEDPASQSGFGSLLAAPPMYTGAVTATLSQELLKYGFGKNEEDKEKLLKNQTLLVRENYINILTQLVVKILVDYWSLSIVDSRIATYEKVSKNTEEIRRLTLRKTGLGLSEGFEVNQWNQAFLRTQSLLEKAKVDRIEAERNLVRILNVDTGSSIEGVTDLSETLPTGINLKADKEYALSRRTDYLMLKREREIAKLALSTALAEDDPSLLATFSYSSIGQNFISPQDNFIARQRGITSFNHPQILAELKMSYPLWDLGIKAGIRDAETNLKVNEMKIQNLEQEITQEIDNRYEAVLASHALLKDLLKTRKETEIFYNGLIERFRQGRYTAVNVKNALDSLANVELAVTQAKINFNINLVRYELAKNSLFEKYGLDLYSILEEVEKRAKQETDKL, from the coding sequence ATGCAGCTTTCCCAGTGGGAAAACGGGAATACCATTCCTGAATCCCTCCAATCGGGGAATGGTCCGAAAAAACTACGACTCACGATCTCCCAAGCCATCGAACAGGTGATTGAGAACAACACCATAGTTCAAAATGCCAAATTGGAAATTGTCAAGGCTGACAGCCCCGAATGGAAAAATGAATCCAAATACACTTGGAAGGCCTTGGCAAGTATCCAGTCTTCCAAACAACTTTTTCCAAGTAACAGAAACAACATCTTTGCCGGAACAATTCGTTCCCAAGATAAAATTTCTGCCGGTATCGAAAAACAATTCAAAACCGGAACTTATTTCAAAACAGAAATCAGTACAATTCGTTATGACGTAAACGCCTTTGAAGATCCTGCTTCTCAGAGTGGATTTGGAAGTTTACTCGCGGCTCCACCTATGTATACAGGTGCTGTCACTGCAACATTGTCACAAGAATTACTCAAATATGGATTTGGTAAAAACGAAGAAGATAAAGAAAAACTTTTAAAAAACCAAACCCTTCTTGTTCGCGAAAACTATATCAACATTTTGACTCAACTTGTAGTCAAGATCCTTGTGGATTATTGGTCTCTTAGCATTGTAGATTCTCGAATTGCCACTTACGAAAAAGTATCCAAAAATACAGAAGAGATCAGGCGCCTAACCTTACGAAAAACTGGACTGGGGCTCTCGGAAGGATTTGAAGTCAACCAGTGGAACCAAGCATTTCTTAGAACCCAATCTCTATTAGAAAAAGCAAAAGTAGATCGTATTGAAGCCGAAAGAAATTTAGTGCGAATTCTCAATGTGGACACTGGCTCCTCCATTGAAGGAGTCACTGACTTAAGTGAAACTTTGCCAACGGGCATCAACCTAAAGGCTGACAAAGAATATGCACTTTCGAGAAGAACCGATTACTTAATGTTAAAACGGGAAAGAGAAATTGCAAAACTTGCTTTGAGCACTGCTCTTGCAGAAGATGATCCTTCATTACTTGCCACCTTTTCTTATAGTTCGATTGGACAGAATTTTATTTCACCACAAGACAATTTCATTGCGCGCCAACGGGGAATCACATCCTTTAACCACCCACAAATTCTGGCTGAATTAAAGATGTCTTACCCTCTTTGGGACTTAGGAATCAAAGCGGGAATTCGAGATGCGGAAACGAATCTCAAAGTGAACGAGATGAAAATCCAAAACTTGGAACAAGAAATTACGCAAGAAATTGATAACCGTTACGAAGCAGTTTTAGCAAGTCATGCGCTCTTAAAGGACTTATTAAAAACTAGAAAAGAAACTGAAATTTTCTATAATGGATTGATTGAACGGTTTCGCCAGGGACGTTATACAGCTGTTAACGTAAAAAATGCATTGGATAGTTTGGCGAATGTGGAACTTGCCGTCACACAAGCAAAGATTAACTTTAATATCAAT